A single region of the Vagococcus teuberi genome encodes:
- a CDS encoding ATP-dependent RecD-like DNA helicase, producing the protein MDNLEDMSFLKGSVEAIFFENATNFYKVMLVKVKETNTSYDGDEIVVTGTFGQIQEGEPYCFYGEVVNHPKYGEQLKVERYEQDKPTSTEGLINYLSSSKFPGIGKKTAETIVELLGESAIDDILENPDLLDRVSGLNQKKKDVLVTSLRENYGMEQIVVGLNRYGFGNQLAFSIYQFYKSDTLKIIEENPYQLVEDIEGVGFKKADMLAERIGISATSPSRIRAALIHELYQGCLNAGDTYMEAKQLLEASLQVLESSRPVEINPELVAEEVLALSEEGAIIQEGTRLFEKSLYFSEIGTAASIKRLLEKKKKLPYKKKEIDETIEMIEKRTDIKYGKSQKDALKEAIMSHFFILTGGPGTGKTTVINGLVSLYAELNGLSLNLEDYTQKVFPILLAAPTGRAAKRMNDMTGLPASTIHRLLGLTGREKEAIGEARELEGGLLIVDELSMVDTWLVNTLLKSVPNNMQVIFVGDKDQLPSVGPGQVLTDLLRVEEIPKKELVDIYRQDDGSSIISLAHHIKNGEVPKDLTENKKDRSFIQCQVNQIESVVEQVVSRAKNKGFSNQEVQVLAPMYRGKAGIDQLNIMMQQILNNNDTGERKEVKWLDKVYRIGDKVLHLVNSPEVNVFNGDMGEIVGITYGKDTDDKVDEMTILFDETEVVYKRNEWQKITLAYACSIHKSQGSEFQMVILPLVNQYGRMLQRKLLYTAVTRSRDFLILLGEPDAFVRAIESQTLERQTTLAERLMESEDSLDKRKAEEENYLLEKEEEVKENLKHLVEEKTANIPKKEIVQEVSLFEQEKETSLPKKYVLTQDNFTEIDPMIGMEHVSPYDFNTKK; encoded by the coding sequence ATGGATAATTTGGAAGACATGTCTTTTTTAAAGGGAAGTGTTGAAGCCATCTTTTTTGAAAATGCGACAAACTTTTATAAGGTCATGTTAGTTAAAGTAAAAGAAACCAACACATCTTATGATGGCGATGAAATTGTTGTCACTGGGACATTTGGTCAAATACAAGAAGGCGAACCATATTGTTTTTATGGTGAGGTAGTCAACCATCCCAAATACGGCGAACAATTAAAAGTAGAACGATATGAGCAAGATAAACCAACGTCTACTGAAGGCTTGATTAATTATCTTTCTAGTAGTAAATTTCCAGGAATTGGGAAAAAAACGGCAGAGACGATTGTTGAACTGTTAGGTGAATCTGCGATTGATGATATTTTAGAAAATCCCGATTTGCTTGATAGAGTATCTGGATTAAATCAAAAGAAAAAAGATGTTTTAGTAACGTCACTTAGAGAAAATTATGGGATGGAACAAATTGTCGTGGGGCTTAATCGTTATGGATTTGGTAATCAGTTGGCATTTTCTATTTATCAATTTTATAAAAGTGATACATTAAAAATAATTGAAGAAAATCCTTATCAATTAGTTGAAGATATTGAAGGGGTTGGCTTTAAAAAGGCGGATATGTTAGCTGAGAGAATAGGTATTTCAGCTACGTCTCCCTCACGTATTAGAGCAGCACTGATTCATGAATTGTATCAAGGTTGTTTAAATGCAGGGGATACCTATATGGAAGCAAAACAATTATTAGAAGCATCACTGCAAGTTTTAGAGAGTAGTCGCCCTGTTGAAATTAATCCAGAACTGGTGGCAGAAGAAGTTCTTGCTTTATCAGAAGAAGGTGCGATTATTCAAGAGGGAACACGATTATTTGAAAAATCATTATATTTTTCTGAGATAGGTACAGCGGCTTCAATCAAACGATTGTTAGAAAAAAAGAAAAAATTACCATATAAGAAAAAAGAAATTGATGAAACCATCGAAATGATAGAAAAACGAACGGATATCAAATATGGTAAAAGTCAGAAAGATGCCTTAAAAGAAGCGATTATGTCGCACTTTTTTATTTTAACGGGTGGTCCAGGAACAGGAAAGACGACCGTTATTAATGGCTTGGTTTCTTTGTATGCTGAATTAAATGGTTTATCGTTAAACTTAGAAGATTATACACAAAAAGTGTTCCCGATTCTTTTAGCGGCGCCAACGGGACGAGCGGCTAAAAGAATGAATGACATGACTGGTTTACCGGCTAGTACTATTCATCGTTTGTTAGGATTGACCGGTCGAGAAAAAGAAGCGATTGGCGAAGCTAGAGAATTAGAAGGTGGCTTATTAATTGTCGATGAGTTGTCGATGGTTGATACTTGGTTAGTTAATACGTTACTCAAATCCGTGCCAAATAACATGCAAGTCATTTTTGTGGGTGATAAAGATCAGTTGCCATCAGTAGGGCCTGGGCAAGTTTTGACTGATTTATTAAGAGTAGAAGAGATTCCTAAAAAAGAATTAGTAGATATTTACCGTCAAGATGATGGGTCGTCGATTATCTCATTAGCACATCATATAAAAAATGGTGAGGTGCCTAAGGATTTAACTGAAAATAAAAAAGACCGATCATTTATCCAATGTCAAGTAAATCAAATTGAATCAGTGGTAGAACAAGTGGTTTCCAGAGCAAAAAATAAAGGTTTTTCTAATCAAGAAGTGCAAGTTCTAGCCCCGATGTATCGTGGAAAAGCGGGGATTGACCAATTAAACATTATGATGCAACAAATATTAAATAATAATGATACTGGTGAGAGAAAAGAAGTAAAATGGCTTGATAAAGTGTATCGAATCGGCGACAAGGTTCTGCATTTAGTGAACAGTCCAGAAGTTAATGTGTTTAACGGTGATATGGGTGAAATTGTTGGGATTACTTATGGAAAAGACACAGATGATAAAGTTGATGAGATGACAATTTTATTTGATGAAACAGAAGTTGTCTATAAACGGAATGAGTGGCAAAAAATAACGTTAGCATATGCTTGCTCGATTCATAAATCTCAAGGTAGTGAGTTTCAAATGGTTATTTTACCATTAGTAAATCAATATGGGCGGATGTTACAAAGGAAACTACTCTATACAGCTGTGACGCGAAGTCGCGATTTTTTAATTTTACTTGGTGAACCTGATGCGTTTGTTCGAGCAATTGAAAGTCAAACACTAGAACGCCAAACAACTTTAGCAGAACGTTTGATGGAAAGTGAAGACTCACTTGATAAACGAAAAGCTGAAGAAGAAAATTACCTACTTGAAAAAGAAGAAGAGGTAAAAGAAAATTTAAAACATTTGGTGGAAGAAAAAACAGCTAACATTCCGAAAAAGGAAATTGTGCAAGAAGTCTCTCTTTTTGAACAGGAAAAAGAGACATCATTGCCTAAGAAATATGTTTTGACACAAGATAATTTTACAGAAATTGATCCAATGATAGGGATGGAACATGTTTCACCTTATGATTTTAATACAAAAAAATAA
- a CDS encoding histidine phosphatase family protein translates to MKLYFVRHGKTEWNLDDRLQGVKDSPLLPQSYEDMKKCGLALKDIPFEAVYTSPIKRAKETAEGIVSQFDRAIPMYEREGFVELSFGDLEGEKFLEAKTRFPDEMFYLRNHPDKYDPTPFNGEDYQSMIDRSTRVVKDAIAETKDGPLLFVGHGAMLIACVRTLLGVPIERIREVEGMIDNNSVTVLSYDGDKFTLDEWNNTDFL, encoded by the coding sequence TTGAAATTATATTTTGTCCGTCATGGAAAAACAGAGTGGAATCTAGATGATCGCTTACAAGGTGTAAAAGATTCTCCCTTATTACCACAAAGTTATGAAGATATGAAAAAGTGTGGCTTAGCTTTAAAAGATATTCCATTTGAAGCGGTTTATACTAGTCCAATTAAACGTGCGAAAGAGACGGCTGAGGGCATTGTTTCTCAATTCGATAGAGCAATCCCTATGTATGAAAGAGAAGGTTTTGTTGAGCTAAGTTTTGGTGACTTAGAGGGTGAAAAGTTTTTAGAAGCAAAAACTCGTTTTCCTGATGAAATGTTTTATCTTAGAAATCATCCAGATAAGTATGATCCGACTCCTTTTAATGGCGAAGATTACCAATCAATGATAGATAGAAGCACAAGAGTTGTCAAGGATGCTATAGCGGAAACAAAAGATGGACCATTATTATTTGTGGGACATGGAGCCATGTTGATTGCTTGTGTGCGTACTCTTTTAGGAGTGCCGATAGAAAGAATACGTGAAGTAGAAGGCATGATTGATAACAACAGTGTAACAGTGTTATCTTATGATGGTGATAAATTTACATTAGATGAATGGAATAACACAGATTTTCTATAA
- the trmL gene encoding tRNA (uridine(34)/cytosine(34)/5-carboxymethylaminomethyluridine(34)-2'-O)-methyltransferase TrmL, whose protein sequence is MNHIVLFEPQIPANTGNIARTCAATNSPLHLIEPLGFSTDDKHLKRAGLDYWHDVNITYHKNLEAFLASIGESPLHLVTKFARNTYSDVSFDNEVDHYFIFGKETTGLPESFMRENEGKCIRIPMNDEHVRSLNLSNTVALIVYEALRQQGFPNLETVHIYENDKLS, encoded by the coding sequence ATGAATCATATCGTATTATTTGAACCACAAATACCAGCAAATACTGGAAATATAGCTAGAACATGTGCTGCAACCAATTCACCGCTGCATTTGATTGAGCCTTTGGGTTTTTCAACTGATGACAAACACTTGAAACGTGCAGGTCTTGATTATTGGCATGATGTAAATATTACGTACCATAAAAACTTAGAAGCCTTTTTAGCATCAATAGGAGAGTCTCCACTACATTTGGTGACAAAATTTGCTAGAAATACATATAGTGATGTGTCCTTTGATAATGAGGTCGACCATTACTTTATTTTTGGAAAAGAAACAACTGGTTTACCTGAAAGTTTTATGAGAGAAAACGAGGGAAAATGCATTCGTATTCCGATGAATGATGAACATGTACGTTCACTAAATCTTTCTAACACTGTTGCTTTGATCGTTTATGAAGCATTAAGACAACAAGGATTTCCCAATTTAGAAACAGTTCATATTTATGAGAATGATAAATTAAGTTAG
- a CDS encoding putative RNA methyltransferase: protein MLKKKKEYAFDHLGQSINTMECPKCHTSFELSQSGLVCQNNHQFDVSKKGTVHFPLHHMDSDYDKEMLSHRRKMIQKAYMSHRRKMIQKGLYEPLETEIAKLLSSVSHDDLIVDMGAGEGSILERLATSHHVEGHKMGFDLSKDGVLLSSDFSEEAFWFIGDVTNMPFKSESIDVLLNIFSPSHYEEMSRVLKKDGLVIKVIPESYYLKQLREAFYYDDEDKKEYSNVKVYQKFIKDMTLVEEKHLTYDFLVEEEDFQDVLKMSPIHWGASETAKQRAHDNYFQKLTMDVKILVGKKQ from the coding sequence ATGCTTAAAAAGAAAAAAGAGTATGCGTTTGACCATTTAGGCCAATCAATTAATACCATGGAGTGTCCGAAATGTCACACTAGTTTTGAATTATCTCAAAGTGGATTAGTTTGTCAAAATAATCATCAGTTTGATGTGTCAAAAAAAGGAACCGTTCATTTTCCACTTCATCATATGGATAGTGATTATGATAAAGAGATGTTATCGCATCGACGTAAAATGATTCAAAAGGCTTATATGAGCCATCGACGTAAAATGATTCAAAAAGGCTTATATGAGCCATTAGAAACAGAAATTGCTAAACTGTTATCTAGCGTAAGTCATGATGATTTGATTGTTGATATGGGAGCCGGTGAAGGAAGTATCTTAGAGCGACTAGCAACGAGTCATCATGTGGAAGGCCATAAAATGGGGTTTGATTTATCTAAAGATGGCGTATTACTATCTAGTGATTTTTCAGAAGAAGCATTTTGGTTTATTGGTGACGTGACAAATATGCCTTTTAAATCGGAAAGTATCGATGTGTTGTTAAATATTTTTTCACCAAGTCATTATGAAGAAATGAGTCGAGTCTTAAAAAAAGATGGACTAGTCATAAAAGTGATTCCTGAATCATATTATCTAAAACAATTACGTGAGGCTTTCTATTATGATGATGAGGATAAAAAAGAATATAGTAATGTAAAAGTCTACCAAAAATTCATAAAAGACATGACGTTAGTTGAGGAAAAACATTTGACGTATGATTTTTTAGTGGAAGAAGAGGATTTTCAAGATGTTTTGAAAATGTCACCAATTCATTGGGGAGCAAGTGAGACAGCAAAACAACGTGCTCATGATAATTATTTTCAGAAATTAACAATGGACGTGAAAATATTGGTTGGGAAAAAGCAATGA
- a CDS encoding copper homeostasis protein CutC, producing the protein MIKEFCAENFTNIPNAIASGATRIELCDNLAVGGTTVSKGVMAETMAYCSEKGVPVMAIIRPRGGNFIYTDIELKIMEADILEARQLGVDGVVFGCLNEQNKIDVEAMSILLEAAEGMQVTFHMAFDEMSRDDQFSAIDWLSEHGVTRILTHGGSNLVPIEQHLEYINDLISYANNRITILPGGGISYKNIDTVTSFLKVKEVHGTQIVDFHF; encoded by the coding sequence ATGATAAAAGAATTTTGTGCTGAAAACTTTACAAATATTCCAAACGCGATTGCTTCAGGTGCAACTCGTATTGAATTATGTGATAACCTAGCTGTTGGTGGAACGACAGTAAGTAAAGGGGTTATGGCTGAAACGATGGCCTACTGTAGTGAAAAAGGTGTGCCTGTCATGGCAATTATCAGACCTCGTGGAGGAAATTTTATTTACACAGACATTGAATTAAAAATTATGGAAGCTGACATTTTAGAAGCAAGACAACTTGGTGTAGATGGTGTTGTTTTTGGTTGTTTAAATGAACAAAATAAAATCGATGTTGAAGCCATGTCTATTCTTCTAGAAGCTGCAGAAGGCATGCAAGTGACATTTCATATGGCCTTTGACGAAATGAGTCGCGATGACCAATTTTCTGCTATCGACTGGTTAAGCGAGCACGGAGTAACACGCATACTAACTCATGGGGGTTCTAATCTTGTTCCAATTGAACAACATCTTGAATACATCAATGATTTGATTTCGTATGCTAATAACCGTATCACTATTTTGCCTGGTGGCGGTATTTCTTATAAAAATATCGATACCGTTACCTCTTTTCTAAAAGTAAAAGAAGTTCACGGAACACAAATTGTGGATTTTCATTTTTAA
- the msrA gene encoding peptide-methionine (S)-S-oxide reductase MsrA codes for MEEKAIFAGGCFWCMVKPFDELPGIIKVVSGYTGGHTVNPTYEEVCSGTTGHTEAVEITFDPSIITYKQLVEIYWHQTDPTDAMGQFVDRGDSYRPVIFYNSEEQYDVATQSKKELEESGKFDQPIVTQIEEAQVFYPAEEYHQDFYKKNRTHYQNYRQASGRDKFIESKW; via the coding sequence ATGGAAGAAAAAGCAATATTTGCTGGAGGGTGCTTTTGGTGTATGGTAAAACCATTTGATGAGTTACCTGGCATTATTAAAGTAGTTTCTGGTTACACTGGTGGTCATACAGTCAATCCAACTTATGAGGAAGTTTGTAGTGGGACAACGGGTCATACTGAAGCGGTTGAAATTACATTTGATCCTAGTATTATAACTTATAAGCAATTAGTTGAAATTTATTGGCATCAAACAGATCCAACTGATGCTATGGGACAATTTGTCGATAGAGGAGACTCTTATCGCCCAGTTATTTTTTATAATTCTGAAGAGCAGTATGATGTTGCGACCCAATCAAAAAAAGAATTGGAAGAAAGTGGCAAGTTTGACCAACCAATAGTGACTCAAATAGAAGAAGCTCAAGTATTCTATCCGGCTGAAGAGTATCATCAAGATTTTTACAAAAAAAATAGAACTCATTATCAAAATTATCGACAAGCTTCTGGTCGAGATAAGTTTATCGAATCAAAATGGTAA
- the murQ gene encoding N-acetylmuramic acid 6-phosphate etherase has translation MTKINLNNLTTEQRNQDTFGLDSMSVKEALVLMNKEDERVAEAVRKELDSIEPIIEQTINAFNNGGRLIYMGAGTSGRLGVLDAAECVPTFGVNPDMVIGLIAGGEKAMTIAVEGAEDSLELGREDLMKLKLTDNDIVLGIAASGRTPYVIGGLNYAQSVGATTASLSCNKHAKISQHAEFPIEINVGPEFLTGSTRLKSGTAQKLVLNMISTISMIGIGKVFNNLMVDVKATNEKLVERAKRIIMQATDCDYEMAENYFYDADEDVKLAIVMILTNSDKHTAKTKLVNANGFVKKTLS, from the coding sequence ATGACAAAAATCAATTTAAATAACTTAACAACTGAACAACGAAATCAAGATACTTTCGGATTAGACTCAATGAGCGTTAAAGAAGCCCTTGTTTTAATGAATAAAGAAGATGAAAGAGTTGCAGAAGCCGTCCGTAAAGAACTTGATAGCATTGAACCTATCATTGAACAGACAATTAATGCTTTTAACAATGGTGGAAGACTTATCTATATGGGTGCTGGTACTAGTGGACGGCTTGGTGTTTTAGACGCTGCTGAATGTGTTCCAACTTTTGGCGTTAATCCAGATATGGTTATCGGCTTAATTGCAGGTGGAGAAAAAGCCATGACAATAGCTGTGGAAGGAGCTGAAGACTCTTTAGAACTTGGTAGAGAGGACTTGATGAAACTAAAACTAACTGACAACGATATTGTGCTAGGTATTGCAGCAAGTGGGCGGACACCTTATGTTATTGGTGGATTAAATTACGCACAATCTGTTGGAGCAACAACAGCAAGTTTATCTTGTAATAAACACGCCAAAATCAGTCAGCACGCAGAATTTCCAATTGAAATTAATGTTGGACCTGAATTTTTAACGGGATCAACAAGGTTGAAATCTGGTACAGCACAAAAATTAGTTCTAAACATGATTTCGACCATCAGCATGATTGGCATTGGAAAAGTCTTCAACAATCTAATGGTTGATGTTAAAGCAACTAACGAAAAACTCGTTGAACGAGCAAAAAGAATTATCATGCAAGCAACTGACTGTGACTATGAAATGGCTGAAAACTATTTTTATGATGCCGATGAAGATGTTAAATTGGCGATTGTGATGATACTGACTAACAGTGACAAACATACTGCTAAAACCAAATTAGTCAATGCTAATGGCTTTGTTAAAAAGACTTTATCATAA
- a CDS encoding ABC transporter permease encodes MNKFWVVALETYKKHVKSASFIMMVLAPFLLIAFSFGTGYLSSKFADVNEIAIVSEDKGMTDSYIELAKNDFDINKKITTESTAKKALEKEEIDGYLVISVKNNQLTGQYTGVETLGSTNQQLLLGYLNQMQLGLNSSSLGLTSDQVTKLLSQASLSETQVKISDGKIEENKDNRMALTFVGFFVVLAMYMIVLLYASITAQEVASEKGTRIMEIILSSTTAAKHFYGKIMGIFLVILTQVIIYLFSGIVAYFLAKDMDTVKGFLETVSMDELIKGILGYNLLYLLLGVLIYTILSAFTGSLVSKSEDAAKAVTPVTYLIMIASLPTMMLGMSDPQNILIKIFSFVPFFSSFAMPVRIANDSVTNSEILISLSILVVAIVLLLRMSARVYKSTVLIYSDKSMMQVFKDALRVTKKA; translated from the coding sequence ATGAATAAGTTTTGGGTTGTTGCACTAGAAACATATAAAAAACATGTAAAATCTGCTAGTTTTATTATGATGGTATTGGCTCCTTTTTTATTGATTGCTTTTTCATTTGGTACAGGTTATCTTAGCTCAAAATTTGCTGATGTGAATGAAATTGCGATTGTATCAGAAGACAAAGGCATGACAGATAGTTATATTGAATTAGCTAAAAATGATTTTGATATTAATAAAAAGATTACGACAGAATCAACAGCTAAAAAAGCGTTAGAAAAAGAAGAAATAGATGGTTATCTGGTTATTTCAGTTAAGAATAACCAATTGACTGGACAATACACAGGTGTTGAAACATTGGGGAGCACGAATCAACAGTTATTGTTAGGGTATCTAAATCAAATGCAGTTAGGTCTTAATTCAAGCTCATTGGGACTCACATCTGATCAAGTAACGAAATTATTATCTCAAGCTTCATTGAGTGAAACGCAAGTGAAAATATCAGATGGAAAAATCGAGGAAAACAAAGACAATCGTATGGCTTTGACGTTTGTAGGGTTTTTTGTTGTTCTTGCGATGTATATGATTGTGTTACTGTATGCATCTATTACAGCACAAGAAGTTGCTTCTGAAAAAGGCACGCGTATTATGGAAATTATTTTATCAAGTACGACTGCGGCTAAGCATTTTTATGGGAAAATTATGGGGATTTTCTTAGTGATTTTAACTCAGGTTATTATTTATTTATTCTCAGGAATTGTGGCGTATTTCTTAGCTAAAGATATGGATACAGTTAAAGGATTTTTAGAGACGGTTTCTATGGATGAATTGATAAAAGGGATTCTTGGATATAACTTATTGTACTTATTATTGGGTGTATTGATTTATACGATTTTATCTGCTTTTACTGGGTCGCTTGTCAGCAAGTCAGAAGATGCAGCAAAAGCTGTGACCCCCGTTACTTATCTCATCATGATTGCGTCTTTACCAACGATGATGTTAGGAATGTCAGACCCTCAAAATATTTTAATTAAAATATTTTCGTTTGTTCCATTCTTTTCTTCATTTGCTATGCCGGTTAGAATCGCAAATGATAGTGTGACAAACTCAGAGATATTGATTTCACTAAGTATTTTAGTTGTAGCTATCGTATTACTTCTTAGAATGTCAGCAAGAGTTTATAAATCAACTGTTCTTATTTATAGTGATAAGAGTATGATGCAAGTGTTTAAAGATGCATTGAGAGTAACTAAAAAAGCATAA
- a CDS encoding ABC transporter ATP-binding protein: MLEVDGLTKYFGDMAAVDDVSFRIPDGKILGLIGQNGAGKSTTFRLILNFLDTDDGDVLWNGKPLTEKDYNVIGYLPEERGLYPKVTIEDQLIYFGRLRGKKKKEIVPLIDKWMDKFQVKGKKTDKVKSLSKGNQQKVQLIATLIHEPKLIILDEPFSGLDPVNAELLKEGIIELKEKGSCVIFSSHNMENVEKICDHLVMLRNGEMVLDGTVQSIRESFGRTRLELESVLTKEEVESIPGVLNVESPREGYYNIRLESSEVGRLVFDEAMRVSDYIPVFNQQPPTLEEIFKMKVGEEDE, encoded by the coding sequence ATGTTAGAAGTAGATGGGTTAACAAAGTATTTTGGTGATATGGCAGCAGTTGATGATGTGTCATTTAGAATACCGGATGGTAAAATATTAGGATTAATCGGGCAAAATGGGGCAGGTAAATCTACCACATTTCGTTTGATATTAAATTTTTTAGATACAGATGATGGCGATGTATTGTGGAATGGAAAGCCGTTGACTGAAAAGGATTATAATGTGATAGGTTACTTACCAGAAGAAAGAGGATTATATCCTAAAGTTACTATTGAAGATCAATTAATTTATTTTGGTCGTTTGCGTGGTAAAAAGAAAAAAGAAATTGTTCCTTTGATTGACAAATGGATGGATAAATTTCAAGTTAAAGGAAAAAAAACAGATAAAGTAAAATCATTATCTAAAGGAAATCAACAGAAAGTACAGCTTATCGCAACTTTAATCCATGAACCAAAGCTAATTATTCTTGATGAGCCGTTTAGTGGTTTAGATCCAGTAAATGCTGAATTACTAAAAGAAGGAATTATCGAATTAAAAGAAAAAGGGTCATGTGTCATTTTTTCTAGTCATAACATGGAAAATGTTGAAAAAATATGCGATCATCTAGTGATGTTACGAAATGGCGAGATGGTACTTGATGGTACGGTTCAATCGATTCGTGAATCATTTGGTCGAACTCGTTTAGAATTGGAAAGTGTGTTAACAAAAGAAGAAGTGGAGAGTATTCCAGGCGTGCTTAATGTAGAAAGTCCACGAGAAGGATATTATAATATTCGATTAGAATCGTCAGAAGTTGGTCGTTTGGTCTTTGATGAAGCGATGAGAGTTAGTGATTATATACCAGTATTTAATCAACAACCACCCACTTTAGAGGAGATATTTAAAATGAAAGTTGGTGAAGAAGATGAATAA
- a CDS encoding DUF2812 domain-containing protein — protein MVFKNTKIKLSKGLAFYSEKESIQFAKEAREGWQLKKISPFGFYIFKKAKPEDSTWVIDFYSGKKIDVCDYVELYQDSGWSLVENYRNRYFVFKSTGNHIFNYTDRQTYKERLKNETVWMLLQSLWLFFPSLIIYLFLFHFNNFSMSLWVKVMVSGVLFVGMIFPIMMAVLLLYFKVMYRKRPELYNNPKAIDRSQNFGRDMVISMVIGAIFGFISSMLFFN, from the coding sequence ATGGTATTTAAAAACACAAAAATTAAACTATCTAAAGGATTGGCATTTTATTCTGAAAAAGAAAGTATTCAATTTGCTAAAGAAGCTAGAGAAGGGTGGCAGCTCAAAAAAATTAGTCCTTTTGGTTTTTATATCTTTAAAAAAGCTAAACCTGAAGATTCTACGTGGGTGATTGATTTTTATAGTGGAAAGAAAATAGATGTATGTGATTATGTTGAGCTTTATCAAGACTCAGGATGGTCACTAGTTGAAAATTATCGAAATAGATATTTTGTTTTTAAGTCGACAGGTAATCATATTTTTAATTATACTGATAGGCAAACGTATAAAGAACGATTAAAAAATGAGACGGTATGGATGTTATTACAATCGTTATGGCTGTTTTTTCCAAGTTTAATTATCTATTTATTTTTATTTCATTTTAATAATTTTAGTATGAGTCTATGGGTAAAGGTTATGGTAAGTGGTGTTTTATTTGTCGGAATGATTTTTCCAATTATGATGGCAGTGTTATTGTTGTATTTTAAGGTGATGTATCGAAAACGACCAGAGCTTTATAACAATCCTAAAGCAATAGACAGAAGTCAAAATTTTGGACGAGATATGGTGATTTCAATGGTTATAGGAGCAATTTTTGGTTTTATAAGTAGTATGTTATTTTTTAACTAA
- a CDS encoding PadR family transcriptional regulator: MESMTDSTYLILLSLLEPRHGYAIMKGISDMTYDSVSIGPASMYTILKKLEKKGDIRLKEDKDRKKIYVITDQGKADLIKEVERRRMFYEAGRSLLNGDKVDVYGI; the protein is encoded by the coding sequence ATGGAATCAATGACGGACTCGACATACTTAATCTTACTAAGTTTACTAGAACCTAGACATGGCTATGCTATTATGAAAGGAATCAGTGATATGACATATGATAGTGTATCCATTGGACCAGCAAGTATGTATACAATACTTAAAAAATTAGAAAAGAAAGGTGACATTAGGTTAAAAGAAGATAAAGATAGAAAGAAAATTTATGTTATTACTGACCAAGGTAAGGCTGACTTGATTAAAGAAGTTGAGAGAAGGAGAATGTTTTATGAGGCAGGACGCTCTTTATTAAATGGAGATAAGGTGGATGTGTATGGTATTTAA